The Desulfobacterales bacterium genomic sequence CGGTGATGAGATATTCCCGGACGAGTTTTTCTTCATCGGATTTTCCCGAGAGAGAGTAGATCCCGGGAAGATCGGTAAGGGAAAACTCCGTTCCGTTGTACCGGACGAGGCCTGACATCAGGCCGACGGTAGTACCCGGATAATTACTCACCTCGACACCGAGCCCGGTCAGATGATTGAATATGAGTGATTTGCCAACACTCGGGTTGCCGATCAGGACGGCCCGGCGCATCATTGGGTATTGCACCGCTCGACCATGATATTCTCGGCGACCTCGGGGCT encodes the following:
- a CDS encoding FeoB small GTPase domain-containing protein, whose protein sequence is MMRRAVLIGNPSVGKSLIFNHLTGLGVEVSNYPGTTVGLMSGLVRYNGTEFSLTDLPGIYSLSGKSDEEKLVREYLIT